A single Sander lucioperca isolate FBNREF2018 chromosome 24, SLUC_FBN_1.2, whole genome shotgun sequence DNA region contains:
- the LOC116062398 gene encoding tetraspanin-7-like, which produces MAPRRMETKPVIFCLKTLLLLYCLIFWVTGVVLLSVGLWWSFMLGPYALLISSSQSNAPYVLSATGGAIVLFGLFGCFAACRGHVWMLKLYAVFLSLVFITELIAGISGFVFRHEIKGTFLTTYSEAVMRYDGRDDRSLAVDGVQRKLHCCGVYNYTSWLSSVYFPASGIPASCCVSFSDCSDADLRNATLAARKVHKQGCYELVMSFIDGNMGIIAGVTFAIAFSQLIGVSLACCLSRFINANQYEMV; this is translated from the exons ATGGCTCCGCGGAGGATGGAAACCAAGCCCGTGATCTTCTGTCTGAagacgctgctgctgctctacTGCCTCATCTTCTGG GTGACCGGTGTGGTGCTGCTGTCGGTGGGGTTGTGGTGGAGCTTCATGTTGGGTCCGTACGCGCTGCTCATCTCCAGCAGCCAATCAAACGCTCCGTATGTCCTCAGCGCCACCGGAGGCGCCATCGTGCTGTTCGGGCTGTTTGGCTGCTTCGCCGCCTGCAGGGGGCACGTCTGGATGCTGAAGCTG TACGCAGTGTTTCTGTCGCTGGTCTTCATAACAGAACTCATCGCTGGAATCTCGGGATTCGTCTTTCGCCACGAG attaAAGGGACATTCCTCACGACGTACAGCGAAGCAGTGATGAGATACGACGGGCGAGACGACCGCAGCCTAGCCGTGGACGGTGTCCAACGTAAA ctgcaCTGCTGTGGCGTTTATAACTACACCAGTTGGCTCAGCAGCGTGTATTTCCCCGCCAGCGGGATTCCCGCCAGCTGCTGCGTTAGCTTCTCCGATTGCAGCGATGCCGATCTGAGGAACGCCACTCTGGCTGCACGCAAAGTCCACAAACAG ggtTGTTATGAGCTGGTGATGTCCTTTATAGACGGCAACATGGGAATCATCGCTGGTGTTACTTTCGCCATTGCCTTCTCTCAG ctgatCGGCGTGTCTCTGGCCTGCTGTCTGTCTCGCTTCATCAACGCCAACCAGTACGAGATGGTgtga